In one window of Cottoperca gobio unplaced genomic scaffold, fCotGob3.1 fCotGob3_125arrow_ctg1, whole genome shotgun sequence DNA:
- the lyrm5b gene encoding LYR motif-containing protein 5B, protein MANPLRAEVVRLYKNLLYLGREYPKGGDYFRDRLRAAFTKNKSVQDSEQIKEMIARGEYVARELEALYYLRKYRAMKKRYYEG, encoded by the exons ATGGCGAACCCTCTGAGGGCCGAAGTCGTTCGACTCTATAAGAAC CTGCTCTACCTCGGACGGGAGTATCCTAAAGGCGGCGACTACTTCAGGGACCGCCTGCGAGCGGCGTTCACGAAAAACAAGAGCGTGCAGGACTCGGAGCAGATCAAGGAGATGATCGCTCGGGGGGAGTACGTGGCCCGAGAGCTGGAGGCGCTCTACTACCTGAGGAAGTACAGAGCCATGAAGAA